A window from Luteibacter flocculans encodes these proteins:
- a CDS encoding fimbrial protein, with protein MSTNKPPRSGGRSLAMVAAIVGSTGLTPPMNKVDFEVRGAIAPSCGLTAKFIRIDLGTVSASELPVIGSTSPWRHASLKGIDCIGATRAYVTLRAPIYAPDARYLAVSGPAVGVAIETQSASGQPLPPDGSRPVVFTWAGGQPELAFRARYVRVGSLSPGQAGATGQIQITWE; from the coding sequence ATGAGTACGAACAAGCCCCCTCGTAGCGGTGGACGCAGCTTGGCCATGGTTGCTGCCATCGTCGGCAGCACGGGGCTGACGCCCCCGATGAATAAGGTCGATTTCGAGGTGCGGGGCGCCATCGCGCCGTCCTGCGGCCTGACGGCCAAATTCATCCGTATCGATCTGGGTACGGTGTCGGCCTCCGAACTGCCCGTGATCGGATCGACCAGTCCCTGGCGCCACGCTAGCCTCAAGGGAATCGACTGCATCGGGGCGACACGCGCCTACGTCACCCTGCGCGCTCCGATCTACGCCCCCGATGCGCGATACCTCGCCGTCTCGGGGCCGGCGGTGGGCGTCGCCATCGAAACGCAATCGGCGTCGGGCCAACCCCTACCTCCGGACGGCAGCAGGCCGGTTGTCTTCACCTGGGCAGGCGGGCAGCCGGAGCTGGCGTTTCGGGCTCGCTACGTCCGCGTGGGGAGCCTTTCGCCGGGTCAGGCCGGGGCGACCGGCCAGATCCAGATCACCTGGGAATGA
- the ssb gene encoding single-stranded DNA-binding protein, producing MARGINKVIIVGNLGADPETRYTGSGTAITSLRIATSEAWTDKQSGEKQERTEWHRVKLFGKLAEIAGEYLKKGRQVYIEGSLRTDKYTDKDGVERYSTDIIANEMQMLGGQGGGEGGGFGGGQGGGRPQQSRGAGGGQGGGGGNNWSSGGGQQRSGYAGGSRGGDDYGQPRGGNAPRSAPPANEGFDDDDIPF from the coding sequence ATGGCACGCGGCATCAACAAGGTCATCATCGTCGGCAACCTCGGCGCGGATCCGGAAACCCGTTACACCGGCAGCGGTACGGCCATCACCTCCCTGCGTATCGCCACGTCCGAGGCGTGGACCGACAAGCAGAGCGGCGAAAAGCAGGAGCGCACGGAGTGGCACCGCGTGAAGCTGTTCGGCAAGCTCGCCGAGATCGCGGGTGAATACCTCAAGAAGGGCCGTCAGGTTTACATCGAAGGCTCGCTGCGCACCGACAAGTACACCGACAAGGACGGCGTCGAGCGCTACTCCACGGACATCATCGCCAACGAGATGCAGATGCTCGGCGGCCAGGGCGGCGGCGAAGGCGGCGGCTTCGGCGGTGGGCAGGGCGGCGGTCGTCCGCAGCAGTCCCGCGGCGCCGGTGGTGGTCAGGGCGGCGGTGGCGGCAACAACTGGAGCAGCGGTGGCGGCCAGCAGCGCAGCGGCTATGCCGGCGGCTCGCGCGGTGGCGACGACTACGGTCAGCCGCGTGGCGGCAACGCCCCGCGTTCGGCACCGCCCGCCAACGAAGGCTTCGACGACGACGATATTCCGTTCTAG
- a CDS encoding fimbrial protein encodes MHKTFTAAALFASSLAVGSAPAVAGNDGVIEITGNIVATTCLVEGKPPGGGNASKAVALGDISAGVLANAGDVAGDRGFTIRIGGDADTNCTDGVTAKVRFDPASPLLDRSTGRLNVDPGANAASGVQIQMANADGSPINMYTQDSQGVIVAGHVAEIPLIARYYSLGSVKGGAANSRVGFQVVYQ; translated from the coding sequence ATGCACAAGACATTCACCGCGGCAGCTCTGTTCGCGTCGTCCCTTGCCGTCGGCTCCGCCCCTGCGGTCGCCGGCAACGACGGTGTCATCGAAATCACGGGCAACATCGTCGCCACCACGTGCCTCGTCGAGGGGAAGCCACCGGGCGGTGGCAACGCCAGCAAGGCGGTGGCACTCGGCGACATCAGCGCGGGCGTGCTCGCCAACGCGGGCGACGTCGCTGGCGATCGAGGTTTCACGATCCGCATCGGCGGCGATGCCGATACGAATTGCACGGATGGCGTGACTGCCAAGGTCCGCTTCGACCCGGCAAGCCCCCTGCTGGACCGCAGTACCGGCCGGCTCAATGTCGATCCCGGAGCGAATGCCGCCAGCGGCGTGCAGATTCAGATGGCCAACGCAGATGGTTCGCCGATAAACATGTACACGCAAGATTCGCAAGGCGTCATCGTGGCTGGCCACGTCGCCGAAATCCCGCTGATCGCGCGGTATTACAGCCTCGGCAGCGTCAAGGGTGGCGCCGCCAACTCCAGGGTGGGTTTCCAGGTCGTGTATCAGTAA
- the ubiH gene encoding 2-octaprenyl-6-methoxyphenyl hydroxylase has product MSQSQPILIVGGGLVGASLAIALDAAGLPAVLVEAAMPTVDAQPSYDERNLALARATVNGLRAIGVWDFAEARATPITHIHTSRAGDFGSVRMNAADEGVDALGWTLPARELGAALLRRLDTCRHLTRLAPARVESIEAVENGWAVTVLAGSERRRLMTPLLVGADGTQSVVRAQLGIGTREHDYAQALFVSTMTPERDPRGRAFERFTDDGPVAVLPLAERRVGVVLTVDTEHVDEVAAMDDAAFLAFAQQRFGWRLGRFSRPGKRVPYPIRRVAAEALVAERAVLVGNAAQTIHPIGAQGFNLGLRDALTLAELVAAGGDPGASAVLAAYAARRAPDREGTMAMSHGLVRLACLDQPLLRPLRSLAMLALDRVPPLRHAMSRRGMGFRANAPFAVREKTP; this is encoded by the coding sequence ATGAGCCAGTCCCAACCCATTCTCATCGTCGGCGGCGGCCTGGTCGGGGCCAGCCTCGCCATTGCGCTCGATGCGGCAGGCCTTCCGGCCGTGCTTGTCGAAGCCGCCATGCCCACGGTCGACGCGCAGCCGAGCTACGACGAACGCAACCTCGCCCTCGCCAGGGCCACGGTCAATGGCTTGCGCGCCATTGGCGTGTGGGATTTCGCCGAAGCCCGCGCCACCCCGATCACCCACATCCACACCAGTCGTGCTGGCGACTTCGGCAGCGTGCGGATGAACGCCGCCGACGAGGGCGTGGACGCCCTGGGCTGGACGCTGCCGGCTCGCGAACTCGGCGCGGCACTGTTGCGCCGGCTGGACACCTGCCGCCATCTGACCCGGCTTGCACCGGCGCGGGTGGAAAGCATCGAGGCCGTCGAGAACGGCTGGGCGGTCACGGTGCTGGCCGGAAGCGAGCGCCGTCGGTTGATGACGCCGTTACTGGTGGGTGCCGATGGCACCCAGTCCGTGGTCCGTGCGCAATTGGGCATCGGTACGCGCGAACACGATTACGCGCAGGCGCTCTTCGTCAGCACCATGACGCCCGAGCGCGATCCGCGGGGTCGCGCCTTCGAGCGGTTCACCGACGATGGCCCGGTTGCGGTGCTGCCGCTGGCCGAGCGGCGCGTCGGCGTGGTGCTTACGGTAGACACCGAGCACGTCGATGAGGTCGCGGCCATGGACGACGCGGCGTTTCTTGCGTTCGCGCAGCAGCGTTTCGGCTGGCGCCTCGGCCGGTTCAGTCGTCCCGGCAAACGCGTGCCCTATCCGATTCGCCGGGTCGCTGCCGAAGCGCTGGTCGCGGAGCGCGCGGTGCTCGTGGGCAATGCCGCCCAGACCATCCATCCGATCGGCGCACAAGGCTTCAACCTCGGGTTGCGCGACGCGTTGACACTGGCCGAGCTGGTGGCCGCGGGCGGCGACCCCGGCGCGTCGGCCGTCCTCGCGGCCTACGCGGCGCGCCGCGCCCCCGATCGCGAAGGCACCATGGCCATGAGTCACGGCCTGGTGCGCCTCGCCTGCCTCGACCAGCCGCTGCTGCGGCCGCTGCGCTCGCTGGCCATGCTCGCGCTCGACCGTGTCCCCCCGCTACGCCACGCCATGAGCCGGCGGGGCATGGGTTTTCGCGCCAACGCGCCGTTCGCCGTACGGGAGAAAACGCCATGA
- a CDS encoding site-specific integrase has translation MLLRYRTRGFIMEDGERYRVLVDPRSGMPLFYPNLFVTAQVRNRSLSVASMDAVCAALNVLLTHCSTCGIDLEGRIRDRCFLNPAELDAIRDVCQRRFGKHDSAVVVPLRHSKANQRVQTGSEYVRLTHMANYLRWLSHTMLGSAVDESAARQIELIHRGLTSRRPIGRRNAEVKRGPTPAQVATLWEVVDPEGKKSPFQDNSVRIRNALMVDLLFYLGIRGGELLSLCTTDIDWDRCQIVIARRPDERTDPRKRQPLVKTLDRRIPLGDALVDRLHTYIVKHRNKVSGARRHVFLFVTHKSGATQGQPLSISSYRKVIRAIAAASAELKGLHGHLFRHGWNERFSEYMDRQEAPPSPEQQEAMRSYAQGWKEGSGTSATYNRRFVERKTHETQLQLQEKTIRRPKGIDK, from the coding sequence ATGCTACTGAGATACCGAACTCGAGGTTTCATCATGGAAGATGGTGAAAGGTACCGAGTCCTTGTTGATCCCCGCTCGGGCATGCCCCTCTTCTATCCGAACCTGTTCGTAACGGCACAGGTGCGTAATCGATCACTGTCAGTGGCGAGCATGGATGCTGTATGTGCTGCCCTAAATGTACTTCTTACTCACTGCAGCACGTGTGGTATCGATCTGGAGGGCCGAATCAGAGATCGGTGCTTCTTGAACCCCGCGGAACTGGATGCGATCAGAGACGTATGCCAGAGGCGCTTTGGTAAACATGACAGCGCGGTAGTAGTGCCTCTTCGGCATAGCAAGGCGAACCAACGGGTACAGACGGGAAGCGAGTACGTCCGCCTGACGCATATGGCCAACTATCTACGCTGGCTGTCCCATACCATGCTGGGCTCAGCAGTGGATGAGTCGGCCGCACGCCAAATTGAACTGATTCATCGCGGACTAACGAGTCGTCGGCCCATCGGAAGACGAAACGCCGAGGTAAAGAGGGGGCCGACTCCTGCGCAGGTAGCGACGCTCTGGGAGGTAGTGGATCCCGAAGGAAAAAAATCGCCATTTCAAGACAATAGCGTGCGTATAAGAAACGCACTGATGGTGGATCTTCTGTTCTACCTTGGTATTCGCGGTGGAGAGCTCCTCAGCCTATGTACGACAGATATCGACTGGGACCGCTGCCAGATCGTGATTGCCCGTCGCCCGGATGAAAGAACGGACCCACGAAAACGCCAACCCTTAGTCAAGACACTCGATCGCCGAATTCCCTTAGGAGATGCGCTCGTCGATCGACTGCACACCTACATAGTCAAGCATCGCAACAAGGTGTCGGGCGCAAGACGACACGTTTTTCTCTTTGTTACTCATAAGAGTGGAGCGACGCAGGGGCAGCCACTTTCTATTTCTAGCTACCGGAAGGTGATACGGGCTATTGCCGCCGCGTCCGCCGAGCTCAAGGGGCTCCACGGACACTTGTTCCGGCACGGCTGGAATGAACGCTTCTCCGAATATATGGATCGACAAGAGGCGCCGCCGTCTCCGGAACAGCAAGAAGCTATGCGCTCCTATGCGCAAGGTTGGAAGGAGGGTTCCGGTACCTCGGCAACGTACAACCGCCGATTCGTTGAGCGAAAGACTCACGAGACGCAACTTCAGCTGCAGGAAAAGACGATCCGGCGGCCGAAAGGAATCGATAAGTGA
- a CDS encoding fimbria/pilus outer membrane usher protein, with protein sequence MLTPSIHAQEAPEAIFDPSFLPGDGAETLDLSRFAHGNPVLPGHYDVDIWMNGEWQARESIRFAATSDGANAHPCIDHAALVSYGLAPGAPIADDDDPCMPLEARLPSASSRMDVSEQRLDIDIPQAFVLRRRPHAVSPSQWEQGVTAGLLAWRASARQVASRTGRRQSVVLAADTGVNIGAWRLRQAGLWSAKGYLRRHAYVERQVDAWRSQLRLGDIPVSQSSFSPLRLHGVSIASDARMAPDALGGYAPPVRGFAGTHATVRIRQHGVVIRELDVPPGPFVIDDLYTASRAGDLDVEVDERDGQRQTFRVPFFPVPDLLREGRTTYAVSAGRSVGLRDTRAAVVDAGWRHGFVGQITSYAGLRHTHARTSLLMGAARGTRVGAFSLDVTGALWPSSGAKRWNLRHGRSWRDDIVVSVGLALGQETSSVGRYDRRASTERRRIDVLVQADLGANYGYLSVTAAHAALAHGEGDSAELALSWARSWQRMSMDLSVRASRRRGSRYATNDAAAQLNVSVPLGGSPSTASLHATLHGGPAAAGTRVGVHGTTGARAETTYGVAIGSDRQEGGRIDGSWGRRFGAGEINVAFDRTSAVRSTSFSAAGGLVVHGGGITPTHRIGDAVGLVRAAQAHGAHVGGSGDVRVGRSGYAVVPYLMPYRWNAVDLDPSGTSLDVGFTSTHRQVAPTAGAVVLVPFETEVARTVLVTVSLADGKPVPFGAEVLDRSERSVGIVGQGGRVFLRSDEGAGPWTIRWSDGATTRCALRWSDADPRTASSTQHNGVCE encoded by the coding sequence ATGCTGACCCCGTCCATCCACGCCCAAGAAGCTCCCGAGGCGATTTTCGATCCCAGCTTTCTCCCGGGCGATGGCGCCGAGACGCTCGACCTCTCGCGCTTCGCCCACGGCAATCCCGTGCTTCCGGGCCATTACGACGTGGACATTTGGATGAACGGCGAGTGGCAGGCGCGCGAGTCGATCCGCTTCGCGGCGACAAGTGACGGTGCCAATGCCCATCCATGCATCGATCACGCCGCTCTGGTTTCCTATGGCTTGGCGCCCGGTGCCCCGATCGCCGATGACGACGATCCTTGCATGCCTCTGGAGGCGCGCCTACCTTCCGCGTCCAGCCGGATGGATGTGAGCGAGCAGCGTCTGGACATCGACATTCCTCAGGCCTTCGTACTGCGTCGACGTCCTCATGCCGTGTCGCCGAGTCAGTGGGAGCAGGGGGTGACGGCTGGCTTGCTCGCCTGGCGAGCGAGCGCTCGCCAAGTGGCCTCGCGCACGGGCCGTCGCCAGTCGGTCGTTCTGGCCGCCGACACCGGTGTAAACATCGGCGCGTGGCGTTTGCGCCAGGCGGGTCTGTGGTCGGCGAAGGGCTACCTCAGACGCCACGCCTACGTCGAGCGGCAGGTGGACGCGTGGCGTTCGCAACTCCGGCTCGGCGATATACCGGTATCGCAAAGCTCGTTCTCGCCGTTGCGGCTGCATGGCGTGTCCATCGCCAGCGATGCACGCATGGCGCCCGACGCGCTCGGTGGCTACGCGCCACCCGTGAGGGGCTTCGCCGGTACGCATGCGACGGTGAGGATTCGGCAGCACGGTGTCGTGATCCGCGAGCTCGACGTGCCGCCGGGCCCGTTCGTGATCGACGATCTGTACACCGCGAGCAGGGCAGGCGATCTGGACGTCGAGGTGGATGAGCGCGACGGTCAACGCCAGACCTTTCGCGTTCCGTTCTTTCCGGTGCCGGACCTGCTGCGCGAAGGGCGGACGACCTACGCTGTCAGCGCGGGCCGTAGCGTGGGACTTCGCGATACACGCGCTGCGGTGGTCGATGCGGGCTGGCGACATGGGTTCGTTGGCCAGATCACGTCCTATGCGGGGTTGCGCCATACACACGCGCGCACGTCGTTGTTGATGGGTGCGGCACGGGGGACTCGCGTGGGCGCCTTTTCGCTCGACGTGACGGGCGCGCTGTGGCCGTCATCCGGCGCAAAGCGCTGGAATCTTCGGCACGGCAGGTCATGGCGCGACGACATCGTGGTTTCGGTCGGGCTTGCGCTCGGGCAAGAGACCTCATCGGTCGGGCGTTACGACCGCAGGGCGTCCACCGAACGACGGCGTATCGACGTGCTGGTGCAGGCCGACCTCGGCGCCAACTACGGCTACCTCAGTGTCACGGCGGCACACGCAGCGCTTGCGCATGGCGAAGGCGACAGCGCGGAACTCGCTCTCTCCTGGGCGCGCAGTTGGCAGCGCATGAGCATGGATCTATCGGTCCGGGCCTCGCGTCGTCGGGGCTCGCGGTATGCGACGAACGATGCGGCTGCCCAACTCAATGTTTCCGTACCGTTGGGCGGGTCGCCTTCCACCGCAAGCCTGCATGCCACGCTACATGGCGGGCCGGCAGCAGCAGGCACGCGGGTCGGCGTGCATGGCACGACGGGCGCGAGGGCGGAGACGACGTACGGCGTGGCCATCGGCAGCGATCGGCAGGAAGGTGGCCGTATCGATGGCTCGTGGGGTCGCCGCTTCGGCGCGGGTGAGATCAACGTCGCGTTCGATCGCACCTCGGCAGTGAGGTCGACCTCGTTCTCGGCGGCAGGCGGTCTCGTGGTTCACGGTGGCGGCATCACGCCGACGCACCGCATCGGCGATGCCGTCGGGTTGGTCAGGGCAGCGCAGGCGCATGGCGCCCATGTCGGCGGCAGTGGCGATGTGCGCGTCGGCCGCAGCGGCTATGCCGTCGTGCCCTATCTCATGCCTTATCGCTGGAACGCTGTCGATCTCGATCCCTCGGGCACGTCGCTGGACGTGGGCTTCACTTCCACGCACCGCCAGGTAGCCCCCACTGCAGGCGCGGTGGTGCTAGTGCCCTTCGAGACCGAGGTCGCAAGAACCGTGCTCGTAACGGTTTCGCTCGCCGATGGGAAACCCGTGCCTTTCGGCGCGGAAGTGCTCGATCGGTCAGAGCGCTCGGTAGGGATCGTGGGCCAGGGCGGCCGCGTCTTCCTTCGATCGGACGAGGGGGCAGGGCCGTGGACCATCCGCTGGTCCGATGGCGCCACGACGCGTTGCGCATTGCGTTGGAGCGATGCCGACCCACGAACCGCGTCGTCGACACAACACAACGGAGTATGCGAATGA
- a CDS encoding polyprenyl synthetase family protein, with the protein MSSTAARSNSLDFAGVRALAANDMKDVDALIRHRLSSDVVLINRIADHIIAGGGKRLRPMLHVLAARTAGYQGTEHAKLAAIIEFIHTSTLLHDDVVDESDMRRGRKTANALWGNAASVLVGDFLYSRSFQLMVELDDMRIMRILADTTNTIAEGEVLQLLNIGNADVDESAYLAVIERKTAVLFAAATELGGVLGGLPETQVAALRRYGMELGYAFQIADDLLDYVSDAETLGKNIGDDLAEGKPTLPLIYAMQTADADQLASLRHAIEHGGLDSLDRIVAAIRDSGALERTHERAVTHATAAREALSDLLPSTHRDALAALADYSVERRF; encoded by the coding sequence ATGTCCTCCACCGCCGCTCGCTCCAACTCCCTAGATTTCGCTGGTGTCCGCGCACTGGCGGCGAACGACATGAAGGACGTCGATGCCCTCATCCGGCACCGCCTGTCGTCCGACGTCGTCCTCATCAACCGCATCGCCGACCACATCATTGCCGGCGGCGGAAAGCGACTGCGCCCGATGCTCCACGTGCTTGCCGCGCGTACCGCGGGCTATCAGGGCACGGAACACGCGAAGCTGGCGGCGATCATCGAATTCATCCACACGTCCACTCTGCTGCACGACGACGTGGTCGACGAATCGGACATGCGCCGCGGCCGAAAGACTGCGAATGCCCTGTGGGGCAATGCCGCCAGCGTGCTGGTGGGCGACTTCCTCTATTCGCGGTCGTTCCAGCTCATGGTGGAACTTGACGACATGCGCATCATGCGCATCCTCGCCGACACGACGAACACCATCGCGGAGGGCGAAGTGCTGCAGTTGCTCAACATCGGCAATGCGGACGTCGACGAATCGGCTTATCTCGCGGTGATCGAGCGCAAGACCGCCGTGCTGTTCGCCGCAGCGACCGAACTGGGCGGCGTGCTCGGTGGTTTGCCGGAGACCCAGGTGGCCGCACTGCGTCGCTACGGCATGGAACTCGGCTACGCCTTCCAGATCGCCGACGACCTGCTCGACTACGTATCGGACGCCGAGACCTTGGGCAAGAACATCGGCGACGATCTCGCCGAGGGCAAGCCCACACTGCCGCTCATCTACGCCATGCAGACGGCGGATGCCGACCAGTTGGCGTCGCTGCGCCATGCCATCGAACACGGCGGACTCGATTCGCTGGATCGCATCGTGGCCGCCATCCGCGATTCGGGCGCCCTGGAGCGCACGCACGAACGTGCGGTGACACACGCTACCGCGGCGCGCGAGGCACTGAGCGACCTTCTGCCGTCGACGCATCGCGACGCCCTGGCCGCGCTGGCGGATTACTCCGTGGAACGACGCTTCTAA
- a CDS encoding UbiH/UbiF/VisC/COQ6 family ubiquinone biosynthesis hydroxylase: MSDRGMDSLPRRRGASLDVAVVGGGMVGAATALTLARAGFDVALIDARVPAPWAAEDEVDLRVVGLAPSSIALLDDIGVWTSIRDARASAYERMEVWDAENGATIRFDAAEEGRDVLGFIVENNLVQASLWQALDKAGVRCIVPAEVVACAVRDDRVQLELADGQAVTARLAVAADGANSPLRAMAGIGTHGRDYGQRGVVAHVETSLPHQRTAWQRFLPSGPLALLPLADGRSSIVWSLPEAEAIRVLALDDDAFRGELGIASDFRLGPIGNVTKRAAFPLRLKLADRYEAERMVLLGDAAHAVHPLAGQGVNLGLRDVVELRDTLVAAREAGRDIAAPHVLRRYARRRRSADGLDAWSFDALARIYAWQAPPLVAARGVGVRLIAALGPLKRRMARHAAGV, from the coding sequence ATGAGCGACCGCGGGATGGATTCGCTGCCGCGCCGACGTGGCGCCTCGCTCGATGTCGCCGTCGTTGGCGGTGGCATGGTTGGCGCGGCGACGGCACTGACGCTCGCGCGCGCCGGCTTCGACGTGGCACTGATCGATGCTCGCGTGCCCGCGCCTTGGGCCGCCGAGGATGAGGTGGATCTGCGCGTCGTGGGCCTCGCACCATCGTCCATCGCCCTGCTCGACGATATAGGCGTCTGGACGTCCATTCGTGACGCACGCGCTTCCGCCTACGAACGTATGGAAGTCTGGGATGCCGAGAACGGCGCCACGATCCGCTTCGACGCTGCCGAGGAAGGCCGCGACGTGCTCGGCTTCATCGTGGAAAACAACCTCGTGCAGGCGTCGCTCTGGCAGGCGCTCGACAAGGCCGGGGTGCGCTGCATCGTGCCGGCGGAAGTCGTGGCCTGCGCGGTGCGCGACGATCGGGTGCAGCTCGAGCTGGCGGACGGGCAGGCGGTCACGGCTCGCCTCGCGGTGGCCGCGGACGGTGCGAATTCGCCGCTGCGCGCCATGGCGGGTATCGGTACGCACGGCCGCGACTACGGACAACGTGGCGTCGTGGCGCACGTGGAGACTTCGCTGCCACACCAGCGCACGGCCTGGCAACGCTTCCTGCCCTCAGGCCCCTTGGCGTTGCTGCCGCTCGCGGACGGTCGCAGTTCCATCGTCTGGTCGTTGCCCGAAGCAGAAGCCATCCGGGTGCTGGCGCTCGATGACGACGCGTTTCGCGGTGAACTCGGCATCGCCAGCGACTTCCGGCTGGGCCCGATCGGCAACGTGACGAAGCGTGCGGCGTTCCCGTTGCGCTTGAAGCTCGCCGATCGGTACGAGGCCGAACGTATGGTGCTGCTCGGCGATGCCGCGCATGCCGTCCACCCGCTGGCGGGGCAGGGCGTGAACCTCGGTCTTCGCGACGTGGTTGAGTTGCGCGACACGCTGGTCGCCGCCCGGGAGGCGGGCCGCGATATCGCCGCGCCGCACGTACTGCGTCGCTATGCGCGTCGTCGCCGCAGTGCGGACGGTCTCGATGCATGGTCGTTCGATGCCTTGGCGCGCATCTATGCCTGGCAGGCGCCGCCGCTGGTCGCTGCCCGCGGGGTAGGCGTTCGCCTGATCGCGGCGCTCGGTCCGTTGAAGCGGCGCATGGCCCGTCACGCCGCGGGCGTCTGA
- a CDS encoding dienelactone hydrolase family protein yields the protein MRRPLLALSLLFLGHVGAASAAMVAKPVEWTDQGVTYKSFLVYDDAVTTKRPGLVMVPNWYGVNDMALAKAKDIAGKDYVILLTDMYGGGKKITSEAEAGAAVKPLYADRSIMRARVSRALAELKAQEKNAPIDPRKLAAIGFCFGGSAVLDLARTGADVAAVVSFHGLLATDDPKLASKIKAKVLALNGADDTNVPPEQRTAFEAEMRDAKVDWASEDFGGAVHCFTEKEAAATTGNCRYDAKVAHRAYAAMRAWLDEAFAGK from the coding sequence ATGCGCCGTCCGTTGCTTGCCTTGTCCTTGTTGTTCCTGGGTCACGTAGGTGCCGCATCGGCGGCCATGGTCGCCAAGCCCGTCGAATGGACGGACCAGGGCGTGACCTACAAGAGCTTCCTGGTTTACGACGACGCCGTCACCACGAAACGTCCGGGTCTGGTGATGGTGCCGAACTGGTACGGCGTGAATGACATGGCCCTCGCCAAGGCCAAGGACATCGCCGGCAAGGACTACGTCATCCTCCTCACCGACATGTACGGTGGTGGCAAGAAGATCACCAGTGAGGCGGAAGCAGGTGCTGCGGTCAAGCCGTTGTATGCCGACCGTTCGATCATGCGTGCCCGCGTGTCGCGTGCTCTTGCCGAGCTCAAGGCGCAGGAAAAGAACGCGCCGATCGATCCGCGCAAACTTGCGGCGATCGGCTTCTGCTTTGGCGGCTCTGCCGTACTCGATCTCGCCCGCACCGGGGCTGATGTGGCCGCCGTCGTCAGCTTCCACGGGCTGCTCGCCACTGATGACCCGAAGCTTGCGAGCAAGATCAAGGCGAAGGTCCTGGCGTTGAATGGCGCCGACGATACGAACGTGCCACCCGAACAGCGCACGGCGTTCGAAGCGGAAATGCGCGACGCCAAGGTGGACTGGGCTTCCGAGGATTTTGGCGGCGCGGTGCATTGCTTCACCGAAAAGGAAGCCGCTGCCACCACGGGCAACTGCCGCTACGACGCCAAGGTTGCGCACCGTGCCTATGCGGCCATGCGTGCGTGGCTGGATGAGGCCTTTGCCGGGAAGTGA
- a CDS encoding fimbrial biogenesis chaperone: MFRAISALCAVTLFVLAQPVLGAVVIGGTRVVFPAQARDVSLKIQNKGSDPALVQVWIDDGDEASSPSNARAPFAITPPMFRIDPGQGHALRIVHVGDSAPRDRETLYWLNVLEIPPKAPEAEGKNVLQFAFRHRLKLFHRPAGLKSPPESAASMLRWTMDRKDKLISLRVDNPSPYYVSFHAIDVVGEKDATRMALGGGMVAPGASAHFTLPPDKRAVRVTKVDFSTINDYGATLPSSATVEP; this comes from the coding sequence ATGTTTCGAGCGATATCGGCCCTGTGTGCCGTTACCCTTTTTGTGCTTGCCCAGCCAGTGCTGGGTGCCGTGGTCATCGGGGGCACGCGCGTCGTATTCCCCGCGCAAGCACGCGACGTCTCATTGAAAATACAGAACAAGGGTAGCGACCCTGCTCTTGTTCAGGTGTGGATCGATGACGGCGATGAAGCGTCGTCGCCTTCCAATGCACGCGCCCCGTTCGCCATCACGCCCCCGATGTTCCGGATCGATCCGGGCCAGGGTCATGCATTGCGCATCGTGCACGTGGGCGATTCGGCGCCTCGCGACCGCGAGACGCTTTATTGGTTGAACGTGCTGGAAATACCGCCGAAGGCGCCCGAGGCCGAAGGCAAGAACGTACTGCAGTTCGCCTTCCGCCACCGCCTGAAGTTGTTCCATCGACCCGCGGGTCTTAAGTCGCCGCCCGAAAGCGCTGCGTCGATGTTGCGCTGGACGATGGATCGAAAAGACAAGCTCATCTCGCTTCGCGTGGACAACCCGTCGCCTTACTACGTGTCTTTCCACGCGATCGACGTCGTGGGCGAAAAGGACGCGACACGCATGGCCCTGGGGGGAGGCATGGTCGCCCCCGGCGCTTCGGCGCATTTCACCCTGCCGCCCGACAAGCGCGCCGTGAGGGTGACGAAGGTAGATTTTTCGACCATCAACGACTACGGCGCGACCCTTCCCTCGTCCGCAACGGTGGAGCCGTGA